A window of Arcobacter sp. CECT 8983 contains these coding sequences:
- the dtd gene encoding D-aminoacyl-tRNA deacylase — translation MIAVIQRVKSSSVKVEDKIVGQIKQGLNILLGVKKGDTKEDIQKLVNKIVNLRIFQDENDKMNLSLLDVQGEALIISQFTLAGNIKKGRRPSFDASENPQIANEYYEEFKVTVANQGIKVQSGVFGAYMDVSIQNDGPVTFIIDSKELN, via the coding sequence ATGATAGCAGTTATTCAAAGAGTAAAATCTTCATCTGTAAAAGTAGAGGATAAAATAGTAGGGCAAATAAAACAAGGATTAAATATCTTACTTGGAGTTAAAAAAGGTGATACAAAAGAGGACATTCAAAAGCTAGTAAACAAAATAGTAAATCTTAGAATCTTCCAAGATGAAAATGACAAGATGAACTTATCACTTTTAGATGTACAGGGAGAAGCTTTGATTATCTCTCAGTTTACCCTTGCAGGAAATATCAAAAAAGGAAGACGACCTAGTTTTGATGCAAGTGAAAATCCCCAAATAGCAAATGAATATTATGAAGAGTTTAAAGTTACAGTTGCAAATCAAGGTATAAAAGTACAAAGCGGAGTATTTGGAGCATATATGGATGTAAGTATTCAAAATGATGGTCCAGTTACATTTATAATAGATAGTAAAGAGTTAAATTGA
- a CDS encoding P-loop NTPase fold protein → MANQKVLEEYLVGSENSYLRSDDNNGKVIMLSGKWGSGKTHFWQEKIATEELKKELKKKREVYSYISLYGKSSIEEIENDIFSQVYYDAIGGKNFVTNGFSTFTKRMKRFGSKKIANGLREEQEDNIERVALSRLNNGGIICFDDFERKSKEIDLNDLFGFITQLSLNFGCKIVIILNDDVFEGKEKDIFSNVKEKTVSKYLYYNPSIEELFNLIFDSKEKYKDLEKHRELILKTIEETEELNARIYIQVLDNLLEWIEKSDIGKSESFIKYFILVNINFILNHHIFYAYIKDKDIKGIQANLELDYSKIVGNNPDELNFSINSNISLIDRLSSYINEADNIVHLKNIVAIEERERNKKSDYADNSAEIQDFIEDYKNLVKSFIYFKKLDFDSLIESKNEAERDIFNKISNFIETGILIKDENK, encoded by the coding sequence ATGGCAAATCAAAAAGTTTTAGAAGAGTATTTAGTAGGTAGCGAAAATAGTTATTTAAGAAGTGATGATAACAATGGCAAGGTAATCATGCTATCAGGAAAATGGGGAAGTGGTAAGACTCATTTTTGGCAAGAAAAGATTGCTACTGAAGAATTAAAAAAAGAGTTAAAAAAGAAACGAGAAGTTTATTCATATATTAGCCTTTATGGTAAAAGCTCAATTGAAGAGATAGAAAATGATATTTTTTCACAAGTTTACTATGATGCAATTGGTGGGAAGAACTTTGTAACTAACGGTTTTTCAACTTTTACAAAAAGAATGAAAAGATTTGGTTCAAAGAAAATTGCAAATGGTTTAAGAGAAGAACAAGAAGATAATATAGAAAGAGTTGCTTTATCAAGATTAAACAATGGTGGAATAATTTGTTTTGATGATTTTGAAAGAAAATCAAAAGAGATAGACCTAAATGACCTTTTTGGTTTTATTACACAACTATCTTTAAACTTTGGGTGTAAGATAGTGATTATCCTAAACGATGATGTATTTGAAGGAAAAGAGAAAGATATTTTCTCAAATGTAAAAGAGAAAACTGTATCAAAATACTTGTACTATAATCCAAGTATAGAAGAGTTGTTTAATTTAATATTTGATAGTAAAGAAAAGTATAAAGACTTAGAAAAGCATAGAGAGCTAATACTTAAAACAATAGAAGAAACAGAAGAACTAAATGCAAGAATATATATTCAAGTATTAGATAATCTTTTAGAGTGGATAGAAAAAAGTGATATTGGAAAAAGTGAAAGCTTTATTAAATATTTTATATTAGTAAATATAAATTTCATATTGAATCACCATATATTCTATGCATATATCAAAGATAAAGATATAAAAGGAATTCAAGCTAATCTTGAACTTGATTATTCAAAAATAGTAGGTAATAATCCAGATGAACTAAATTTTTCTATAAATTCTAATATTTCATTAATAGATAGATTATCTTCATATATAAATGAGGCTGATAATATAGTTCATTTAAAGAATATTGTTGCCATAGAAGAAAGAGAAAGAAATAAAAAATCAGATTATGCTGATAATAGTGCAGAAATTCAAGATTTTATAGAAGACTATAAAAATTTAGTGAAGAGTTTTATTTATTTTAAAAAATTAGATTTTGATAGTTTAATAGAAAGTAAAAATGAAGCAGAAAGAGATATTTTTAATAAAATAAGCAACTTCATAGAAACAGGTATTTTAATCAAGGATGAAAATAAATGA
- a CDS encoding aminotransferase class I/II-fold pyridoxal phosphate-dependent enzyme, producing the protein MFDFRSEVNFLKPDIQIDFNEVCDESTCYQSLLSQLEQRYKIKKTNIELFNGFSSSIYSLLKYLNSKFCYIYSPCNLEYKQASNNLGYETRLINRFENIFLPIKDDSVVVFMNPSFLDGTFYELDKLFEYWASKNAKIIIDETLIDFCGKSSCIKYLADFENLFIVKDLSKFYARKNLNIATVFANEKSIENLRKYEPENKISSFEIKYLEEALKDKKFATITNSIYIKNRIELEKILQEHKFVESMFQSNSNSLLIRLKDIDSNEFKKQIQKYGVMINSCLEYDFIDEYFVSFYVGSLNNIKGLKKALNAF; encoded by the coding sequence ATGTTTGATTTTAGAAGTGAAGTTAACTTTTTAAAGCCAGATATACAAATTGATTTTAATGAAGTATGTGATGAAAGTACTTGTTATCAATCTCTTTTATCACAGCTTGAACAACGATATAAAATCAAGAAAACAAATATCGAGCTTTTTAATGGCTTCTCTTCTTCTATTTATTCACTTCTAAAATATTTAAACTCAAAATTTTGTTATATCTATTCTCCTTGTAACTTGGAGTATAAACAAGCTTCAAATAACTTAGGTTATGAAACAAGGTTAATTAATAGATTTGAAAATATATTTTTGCCAATCAAAGATGATAGTGTAGTAGTTTTTATGAATCCTTCTTTTCTAGATGGAACTTTTTATGAGCTTGATAAACTTTTTGAGTATTGGGCAAGTAAAAATGCGAAAATTATTATAGATGAAACATTAATTGATTTTTGTGGAAAAAGCTCATGTATAAAATATCTAGCAGATTTTGAAAATCTATTTATAGTAAAAGATTTAAGTAAATTCTACGCAAGAAAGAATCTAAATATTGCAACAGTTTTTGCAAATGAAAAGAGTATTGAAAACTTACGGAAATATGAACCTGAAAATAAGATATCAAGCTTTGAAATAAAGTATTTAGAAGAGGCTTTAAAAGATAAAAAATTTGCAACTATAACAAACTCAATATATATCAAAAATAGAATAGAGTTAGAAAAAATACTTCAAGAACATAAATTTGTAGAGTCTATGTTTCAAAGTAATTCTAACTCACTTTTAATAAGACTTAAAGATATTGACTCAAATGAGTTTAAAAAGCAAATCCAAAAATATGGAGTTATGATAAATTCTTGTTTAGAGTATGATTTTATAGATGAGTATTTTGTAAGCTTCTATGTGGGATCTTTAAATAATATAAAAGGCTTAAAAAAGGCATTAAATGCTTTTTGA
- a CDS encoding MarC family protein — protein MELFFSTFLKMFFIMTPFFVLSVFLTVTSDASSSQKRALAIKVTLSVIIISLILLYFGKYIFAVFGITLDAFRIGAGALLFLSAVELIKGNKDTQKVEQKDIEELAVVPLSIPITIGPGTIGVLLVMGAGFNTNGSMVLGSLALICAIVVIGIMLYSSSIIERLVGKQGLLVISKITGLFLAALSAQIVFTGIKNFLGL, from the coding sequence ATGGAATTATTCTTTTCGACATTTTTAAAGATGTTCTTTATTATGACACCATTTTTTGTGTTATCAGTTTTTTTAACAGTTACAAGTGATGCAAGCTCTTCTCAGAAAAGAGCATTAGCTATTAAAGTAACACTATCAGTTATTATAATTAGTTTAATACTGCTTTATTTTGGTAAATATATTTTTGCAGTATTTGGTATCACTTTAGATGCCTTTAGAATTGGAGCAGGGGCTTTATTATTTCTTTCAGCAGTAGAGTTAATCAAAGGAAATAAAGATACTCAAAAAGTAGAACAAAAAGATATCGAAGAATTAGCTGTTGTACCTCTTTCTATTCCAATTACAATTGGTCCTGGAACTATTGGGGTTTTACTTGTAATGGGTGCTGGTTTTAATACAAATGGCTCTATGGTTTTAGGAAGTCTTGCTCTTATATGTGCAATTGTAGTTATAGGAATAATGCTTTATTCATCTTCTATTATTGAAAGATTAGTTGGAAAACAAGGACTTCTTGTAATCTCAAAAATCACTGGACTTTTTTTAGCAGCCTTATCTGCTCAAATTGTATTTACGGGAATAAAGAACTTTTTAGGTTTGTAG
- the dsbD gene encoding protein-disulfide reductase DsbD: protein MKKILLLMLMVVYAFSIQRSFLEPQDAFKVKLEEQQDKIVANIKLGKDIYLYDEQLKVLITKPEKKEITSKLNMPKPEQYDEFIVHFNEISIDIPFSVLKQEIKSDNYEIQLNFQGCSKAGLCYAPMSETISVNLASKLETTKNEEVKKEVATNKTVESENISESDSIVNALKDKSAILVLATFFGFGLLLSLTPCVFPMIPILSSIIVKASDSEKLTASKGFFLSLVYVLAMALAYTIAGVIAGLFGANLQVALQNPYVLVSFAFIFVVLAFSMFGYFKLELPQSLQTKVNKTTEGKEKQGVFGVAVMGFLSALVVGPCVAPPLAAALVYIGQTGDAILGGAALFVMSLGMGVPLLLIGLGAGKFMPKPGGWMEQVTKVFGIVMLAIAVWMLDRVLNPTLIMYLWALLFLGAGLFIKTFEHILVKLLAVVLLIYGAATFIGAISGATNVLKPLEKFTSSKVVSTYSTDLNYIKIKNLEELDQEIKASTKPVMLDFWAEWCVSCKELDNITFQDEKVLKVLEGFTILKADVTKNTDDDKALMKKFQVFGPPALIFFDENNQEMKAAKIIGYKNPQEFLEVINKNFK, encoded by the coding sequence ATGAAAAAAATACTATTATTAATGCTTATGGTTGTGTATGCTTTTTCTATTCAAAGGTCATTTTTAGAGCCACAAGATGCATTTAAAGTAAAACTAGAAGAGCAACAAGATAAAATTGTTGCAAATATAAAACTTGGTAAAGATATATATCTTTATGATGAGCAATTAAAAGTTCTAATTACAAAACCAGAAAAAAAAGAGATAACTTCCAAACTTAATATGCCAAAACCAGAACAGTATGATGAGTTTATTGTTCACTTTAATGAAATCTCTATAGATATTCCTTTTTCAGTATTAAAACAAGAAATAAAATCAGATAATTATGAAATTCAATTAAATTTCCAAGGTTGTTCAAAAGCAGGACTTTGTTATGCACCAATGAGTGAAACTATTTCTGTAAATTTAGCTTCAAAATTAGAGACTACAAAAAATGAAGAAGTTAAAAAAGAAGTAGCTACTAATAAAACAGTAGAAAGTGAAAATATTTCTGAGAGCGATTCAATTGTAAATGCACTTAAAGATAAAAGTGCAATCTTAGTATTAGCTACTTTCTTTGGCTTTGGACTTTTATTATCATTAACTCCTTGTGTTTTCCCAATGATTCCTATTCTTTCATCTATTATAGTAAAAGCAAGTGATAGTGAAAAATTAACAGCTTCAAAAGGTTTCTTTTTATCTTTAGTTTATGTTTTAGCAATGGCTTTAGCATACACAATTGCAGGAGTTATAGCAGGGCTATTTGGTGCAAATTTACAAGTTGCTTTACAAAATCCATATGTATTGGTTTCATTTGCATTTATTTTTGTAGTATTGGCTTTCTCTATGTTTGGATACTTTAAATTAGAGTTGCCACAAAGTTTACAAACAAAAGTAAATAAAACAACAGAAGGAAAAGAAAAACAAGGTGTCTTTGGTGTTGCTGTGATGGGATTCCTTTCAGCACTTGTAGTTGGTCCTTGTGTAGCACCACCACTTGCTGCAGCTTTAGTTTACATTGGTCAAACAGGTGATGCTATATTAGGTGGAGCTGCTTTATTTGTAATGAGTTTAGGTATGGGAGTTCCTCTACTTTTAATAGGACTTGGAGCTGGTAAGTTTATGCCAAAACCAGGTGGTTGGATGGAACAAGTTACAAAAGTATTTGGTATTGTAATGCTTGCAATTGCAGTTTGGATGCTAGATAGAGTTCTAAATCCTACGTTAATAATGTATTTATGGGCATTATTATTCCTAGGAGCGGGACTGTTTATCAAAACTTTTGAACATATTTTAGTGAAACTTTTAGCAGTAGTATTACTTATTTATGGAGCAGCGACATTCATTGGAGCAATAAGTGGTGCAACAAATGTTTTAAAACCTCTTGAAAAGTTCACTTCTTCAAAAGTTGTATCAACATATTCTACTGATTTGAATTATATAAAAATTAAGAATCTTGAAGAATTAGATCAAGAAATAAAAGCTTCAACTAAGCCAGTTATGCTTGATTTTTGGGCTGAGTGGTGTGTATCTTGTAAAGAGTTAGATAATATTACTTTTCAAGATGAAAAGGTTTTAAAAGTACTTGAAGGGTTTACTATTTTAAAAGCTGATGTTACAAAAAATACAGATGATGATAAAGCTTTAATGAAAAAATTCCAAGTATTTGGACCACCAGCTTTAATCTTCTTTGATGAAAATAATCAAGAAATGAAAGCAGCTAAAATAATCGGATATAAAAATCCACAAGAGTTTTTAGAAGTTATAAACAAAAACTTTAAATAA
- a CDS encoding rhodanese-like domain-containing protein yields the protein MSEIIDLPVDEVEKLINEDVIMIDIRREDEFKHTGIIKNSHKMTFFDMFGNCDVPTWLSQFEKLVKSKDQLVVLICAHANRTRVVGDFLIQNHGYTNIAHLEGGMANWLDHNKQTVFN from the coding sequence ATGAGTGAAATTATTGATTTACCTGTAGATGAAGTTGAAAAACTGATAAATGAAGATGTAATAATGATTGATATTAGAAGAGAAGATGAATTTAAGCATACGGGAATTATCAAGAATTCACACAAAATGACTTTCTTTGATATGTTTGGAAACTGTGATGTACCAACATGGCTATCTCAATTTGAAAAATTAGTTAAATCAAAAGATCAATTAGTTGTTTTAATCTGTGCTCATGCAAATAGAACAAGAGTTGTGGGAGATTTTTTAATACAAAATCATGGATATACAAATATTGCACATTTAGAAGGTGGTATGGCTAATTGGTTAGACCATAATAAACAAACAGTTTTTAATTAA
- a CDS encoding EAL domain-containing protein: protein MKNKIFLKVGAIFILIISVYLFFITFIISPKITEYLFNFEKNQVKSQLEKISYIVNSKKEQINEFETFKEKEYRQKIRDLSYFAYNIFEDYYKEYEENSYSKEEVLKKAFSIISKINYSDEAYLYIIDLKGNVLFHPTKSNIGRNIYDLKDAKGKVFAPTIIKNAIEEKETYSSYSWKKLNSDIVSEKIVHSIYFEPFDIIISSTTAKSNIQMEINAQKEKAIQKLTPLIETLFMEGHGDIFIMDEELRVIAHPNKSFIGDSLALGKYGKYLNVSKLAKELKEASLSKEVWKYTWNTKEDPENFIYEKLAWVEHNDFFGWYIVSSVYKKDLEKKVEEIDSMLITLSVILLLIVLFIAIVFLQKLLKPIKDLSENARLVEEGNLEVRTIVQSNDELGVLANHFNRMLDSIQENTKNLEEKIEERTEELRKRLYYDDLTGLENRECLIESIKDEEFVAINFIDINNFDDINELYGFQIGNELLIKITKRLQDFAKEHGLSLYRVNGDIFALKDTNIVRFLAYEKMIDKIHELFIKEFKIEGLGVDLYLSVTVGTSISQTQPVKCANTALNKAKQTSQRTVVYNKNIDVKENIKKMMHWKDKIKNAIENDNVIPFFQPIFNKDEKLIKYETLMRIKDTVDGKEHFLAPGNFFDVAIKTKQYFKLNQIVIKKAFDNLDKIAEIVSVNISFSDILNLDFMDFIEKEVKLLSKEQRQRVVFEILESDFISDHKVLDDFILTFREKGIKFAIDDFGTGYSNFTHVLNIKPEYIKIDGSLIKNIDKDQTSYEMVKSIIDFCKSLNIIVVVEFIHNEIVYKILQELGADEYQGFYLGEPAPLF, encoded by the coding sequence ATGAAAAATAAGATTTTCTTAAAAGTAGGCGCAATTTTTATTCTTATTATCTCAGTATATCTATTTTTTATAACATTTATTATTTCACCCAAAATAACAGAATATCTATTTAATTTTGAAAAAAATCAAGTTAAATCACAACTTGAAAAAATATCTTATATTGTAAATTCAAAAAAAGAACAAATAAATGAGTTTGAAACCTTCAAAGAAAAAGAGTACAGACAAAAAATAAGAGATCTTTCTTATTTTGCTTATAATATCTTTGAAGACTATTATAAAGAATATGAAGAAAATAGCTACTCAAAAGAAGAAGTATTAAAAAAAGCCTTTTCTATTATTTCTAAAATCAATTATTCTGATGAAGCTTATTTATATATTATTGATCTTAAAGGTAATGTTTTATTTCATCCAACAAAAAGCAATATTGGAAGAAATATTTATGACTTGAAAGATGCCAAGGGTAAAGTGTTTGCTCCTACAATAATAAAAAATGCAATAGAAGAAAAAGAGACTTATAGTAGTTATTCTTGGAAAAAACTAAACTCAGATATAGTTTCAGAAAAGATTGTGCACAGTATTTATTTTGAGCCTTTTGATATTATAATATCTTCAACTACTGCTAAATCAAATATTCAAATGGAAATAAATGCTCAAAAAGAAAAAGCAATCCAAAAGCTTACGCCTTTAATTGAAACTCTTTTTATGGAAGGACATGGAGATATATTTATCATGGATGAAGAGCTTAGAGTTATCGCTCATCCAAATAAATCATTTATTGGAGACTCTTTAGCATTAGGCAAATATGGTAAATATCTTAATGTTTCTAAGCTAGCAAAAGAGCTTAAAGAAGCTTCTTTAAGCAAAGAAGTCTGGAAATATACTTGGAATACAAAAGAAGACCCAGAAAACTTTATTTATGAAAAACTTGCTTGGGTAGAACATAATGATTTTTTTGGTTGGTATATAGTTTCTTCTGTTTATAAAAAAGATTTAGAGAAAAAAGTCGAAGAAATTGATTCAATGTTAATTACTTTATCAGTAATTCTACTTCTAATCGTACTTTTTATAGCAATAGTATTTTTACAAAAACTTTTAAAACCTATTAAAGACTTATCAGAAAATGCAAGGTTAGTAGAAGAAGGAAATTTAGAAGTAAGAACAATAGTTCAAAGTAATGATGAATTAGGTGTTTTAGCAAATCACTTTAATAGAATGCTAGATTCAATTCAAGAAAATACAAAAAATCTAGAAGAAAAAATTGAAGAAAGAACAGAAGAACTTAGAAAAAGACTTTATTATGATGATTTAACAGGTTTAGAAAATAGAGAGTGTTTAATTGAAAGTATCAAAGATGAAGAGTTTGTTGCAATAAACTTTATAGATATAAATAATTTTGATGATATAAACGAACTTTATGGTTTTCAAATAGGAAATGAACTATTAATTAAAATAACTAAAAGACTACAGGATTTTGCAAAAGAACATGGATTAAGTTTATATCGAGTAAATGGGGATATTTTTGCTTTAAAAGATACAAATATTGTTAGATTTTTAGCCTATGAAAAAATGATAGATAAAATACATGAATTATTTATTAAAGAGTTTAAAATAGAAGGGTTAGGTGTAGATTTATACCTATCAGTTACAGTTGGTACTTCAATTTCTCAAACCCAACCTGTAAAATGCGCAAATACTGCTTTAAACAAAGCAAAACAAACTTCACAACGAACTGTTGTTTATAATAAAAATATTGATGTAAAAGAAAATATCAAAAAAATGATGCACTGGAAAGATAAGATTAAAAATGCAATAGAAAATGATAATGTAATTCCATTTTTTCAACCAATATTTAATAAAGATGAAAAATTAATTAAGTATGAAACTCTTATGAGGATAAAAGATACTGTAGATGGAAAAGAACATTTTTTAGCTCCTGGGAACTTTTTCGATGTAGCAATTAAAACAAAACAGTATTTTAAATTAAATCAAATAGTTATTAAAAAAGCCTTTGATAATTTAGATAAAATAGCAGAAATTGTATCTGTAAATATCAGTTTTTCCGATATATTAAACTTAGATTTTATGGATTTCATTGAAAAAGAAGTAAAGCTTTTAAGCAAAGAACAAAGGCAAAGAGTTGTTTTTGAGATACTTGAAAGTGACTTTATTTCAGACCATAAAGTGTTAGATGATTTTATATTAACTTTTAGAGAAAAGGGTATAAAATTTGCAATAGATGATTTTGGAACAGGATATTCTAACTTTACTCATGTTTTAAATATAAAACCAGAATATATAAAAATTGATGGTTCTTTAATTAAAAATATAGATAAAGATCAAACCTCTTATGAAATGGTAAAATCAATAATTGATTTTTGCAAATCTTTAAACATAATTGTAGTTGTTGAGTTTATTCATAATGAAATAGTTTATAAAATACTTCAAGAACTAGGTGCTGATGAGTATCAAGGTTTTTATTTAGGTGAACCAGCACCTCTTTTTTAA
- a CDS encoding phosphatidylserine decarboxylase has product MHITNIISQYFGKFAKTEFPSFIQKFINKVYVKSMKLDMSEFRNEKFYKSLNDLFTRELSIARQINEDENVFISPTDSLITQAGDVKGDLALQIKGMEYSFEELLTYNCANNFEKLVDGKYMNFYLSPRDYHRYHSPCDFEVKRLIHVPGKLYPVNLKYLNKQIDLFAENERVILECIHEDKLFYMVFVGALNVGQMVFEFEPKVETNTKIRDIQIYEYEDKIIKKGDCLGYFKMGSTVVMFWEKGFVELESLIGQSIKYGQKICQKN; this is encoded by the coding sequence ATGCATATTACAAATATTATCTCTCAATACTTTGGAAAGTTTGCAAAAACAGAGTTTCCATCATTTATTCAAAAATTTATTAATAAAGTATATGTGAAAAGTATGAAGTTAGATATGAGTGAATTTAGAAATGAAAAATTTTATAAATCGCTAAATGATCTTTTTACAAGAGAATTATCAATTGCAAGACAAATAAATGAAGATGAAAATGTATTTATTTCTCCAACAGATAGTTTAATTACTCAAGCAGGAGATGTAAAAGGAGATTTAGCTTTACAAATCAAAGGAATGGAATACTCTTTTGAAGAGCTTTTAACTTATAATTGCGCAAATAATTTTGAAAAACTTGTAGATGGTAAATATATGAATTTTTATTTATCACCAAGGGATTACCATAGATATCATTCACCTTGTGATTTTGAAGTTAAAAGATTGATTCATGTTCCAGGAAAACTTTATCCAGTAAACTTAAAATATTTAAATAAACAAATAGATTTATTCGCAGAGAATGAAAGAGTTATTTTAGAGTGTATTCATGAAGACAAACTATTTTATATGGTTTTTGTAGGAGCACTAAATGTTGGTCAAATGGTATTTGAATTTGAACCAAAAGTTGAGACTAATACAAAAATCAGAGATATACAAATTTATGAATATGAAGATAAAATAATTAAAAAAGGTGACTGCCTTGGTTATTTTAAAATGGGTTCTACTGTAGTAATGTTTTGGGAAAAAGGATTTGTTGAATTAGAAAGTTTAATAGGTCAATCTATAAAATATGGGCAAAAAATTTGCCAAAAAAACTAA
- a CDS encoding murein transglycosylase A, translated as MKTIILSISLLILFFTGCSQKEPLKLEKLNKISKAKVLKVDLNTIEGFYEDDLNYALEVFKKDCKRAKRYELFKEACSKANDYTNGSKFFTENFVAYELYNNNETNTGVITGYYEPLLKGSLIKSEKYKYPIYKTPKDMYIVDLSSVYPELKKYRLRGKLKGNKIIPYDDREAINERDDLEAICYVDDRFDLFFLHIQGSGKVQLETGEILNVGYANQNGHKYKGIGGMLLQEGVLQGYGASMQGIKAYLQDNPQRVDEVLYANESYIFFSKRSQGATGALGTELTPGRNLAVDRKYIPLGMPVFINTKNSVTQEKINRLMVAADVGGAIKGEIRADFFYGSGNHAELYAGGMKEQGRLTILVPKEFVPSNNKN; from the coding sequence ATGAAAACAATAATTCTTTCTATTTCTCTTTTAATTCTATTCTTTACAGGATGTTCTCAAAAAGAGCCTTTAAAACTTGAAAAATTAAATAAAATATCAAAAGCAAAAGTTTTAAAAGTAGATTTAAATACTATTGAAGGTTTTTATGAAGATGATTTAAACTATGCCTTAGAAGTATTTAAAAAAGATTGTAAAAGAGCAAAAAGATATGAACTCTTTAAAGAAGCTTGCTCAAAAGCCAATGACTACACAAATGGTTCAAAATTTTTCACTGAAAACTTTGTTGCTTATGAACTTTATAATAATAATGAAACAAACACTGGTGTAATCACAGGTTATTATGAACCTTTATTAAAAGGTAGTTTAATAAAAAGTGAAAAATACAAATACCCAATTTATAAAACACCAAAAGACATGTATATTGTTGATTTATCTTCAGTTTACCCAGAGCTTAAAAAATATAGATTAAGAGGAAAACTAAAAGGTAATAAAATAATTCCTTATGATGATAGAGAAGCTATTAATGAAAGGGATGATTTAGAAGCTATTTGTTATGTAGATGATAGATTTGATTTGTTTTTCTTACATATTCAAGGTTCTGGAAAAGTTCAACTAGAAACAGGGGAAATTTTAAATGTAGGTTATGCAAACCAAAATGGGCATAAATACAAAGGAATAGGTGGAATGCTTTTACAAGAAGGTGTTTTACAAGGTTATGGAGCTTCAATGCAAGGTATTAAAGCTTATTTGCAAGATAATCCCCAAAGAGTTGATGAGGTTTTATATGCAAATGAAAGTTATATTTTCTTCTCAAAAAGAAGCCAAGGGGCAACTGGAGCATTAGGAACTGAATTAACACCGGGAAGAAATCTAGCTGTTGATAGAAAATATATTCCTTTAGGAATGCCTGTATTTATCAATACAAAAAATTCAGTAACACAAGAGAAAATAAATAGACTTATGGTTGCAGCAGATGTTGGTGGAGCAATTAAAGGTGAAATTAGAGCTGATTTCTTTTATGGAAGTGGAAATCATGCAGAGCTTTATGCAGGTGGCATGAAAGAACAAGGAAGGCTTACAATCCTTGTTCCTAAAGAGTTTGTACCAAGTAATAATAAAAATTAA